A window from Chroicocephalus ridibundus chromosome 11, bChrRid1.1, whole genome shotgun sequence encodes these proteins:
- the CNOT6 gene encoding CCR4-NOT transcription complex subunit 6 isoform X2, with protein MPKEKYDPPDPRRMYTIMSSEEAANGKKSHWAELEISGKVRSLSSSLWTLTHLTALHLSDNSLSRIPSDIAKLHNLVYLDLSSNKIRSLPAELGNMVSLRELHLNNNLLRVLPFELGKLFQLQTLGLKGNPLTQDILNLYQEPDGTRRLLNYLLDNLAVSTEQPPPRSWIMLQEPDRTRPTALFSVMCYNVLCDKYATRQLYGYCPSWALNWEYRKKAIMQEILSCNADIISLQEVETEQYYSFFLVELKERGYNGFFSPKSRARTMSEQERKHVDGCAIFFKTEKFTLVQKHTVEFNQLAMANSEGSEAMLNRVMTKDNIGVAVLLELRKELIEMSSGKPHLGMEKQLVLVANAHMHWDPDYSDVKLVQTMMFLSEVKNIIDKASRSLKPGVSGELGTIPLVLCADLNSLPDSGVVEYLSTGGVETNHKDFKELRYNESLTNFSCNGKNGTTNGRITHGFKLKSAYENGLMPYTNYTFDFKGIIDYIFYSKPQLNILGILGPLDHHWLIENNISGCPHPLIPSDHFSLFAQLELLLPFLPPVNGIHLPGRR; from the exons ATGCCCAAGGAAAAGTACGATCCACCTGATCCACGGAGGATGTACACAATTATGTCCTCAGAGGAAGCAGCCAACGGAAAGAAATCACACTGGGCAGAGTTGGAAATAAGTG GGAAAGTGAGAAGCTTGAGTTCGTCATTGTGGACGCTGACCCATTTGACAGCTTTGCATCTCAGTGACAATTCCTTATCCCGTATTCCTTCAGACATTGCCAAGCTTCACAATCTGGTATATCTGGACCTGTCCTCTAATAAAATTCGCAGTTTACCAGCAGAGCTCGGAAACATGGTGTCACTCAG GGAACTACATTTAAATAACAACCTGTTACGAGTTTTACCTTTTGAGCTGGGAAAACTGTTCCAGTTACAGACTTTGGGTCTGAAAG GAAATCCACTTACACAGGATATTCTGAACCTTTATCAGGAACCAGATGGGACACGAAGGCTACTGAACTATTTGCTTGATAATTTGGCAG TTTCAACAGAACAACCACCTCCAAGATCTTGGATTATGTTGCAAGAACCAGACCGTACAAGACCAACAG CCTTGTTCTCTGTCATGTGTTACAACGTACTCTGTGACAAATACGCTACCCGGCAGCTGTATGGCTACTGTCCATCTTGGGCATTGAACtgggaatacagaaaaaaagccattatgcAGGAAATCCTGAGCTGCAACGCTGACATCATAAGTCTTCAG GAGGTTGAAACGGAACAGTACTACAGTTTTTTCCTGGTAGAACTGAAAGAACGTGGCTACAATGGATTCTTCAGTCCAAAATCTAGAGCTAGGACAATgtcagaacaggaaagaaaacatgttgATGGTTgtgcaatatttttcaaaacagaaaa ATTTACTTTGGTTCAAAAACATACTGTTGAGTTTAATCAACTAGCTATGGCAAACTCAGAAGGTTCAGAAGCGATGCTGAACAGAGTTATGACAAAAGACAACATTGGAGTTGCTGTATTGTTAGAACTGCGAAAGGAATTGATAGAAATGTCAT CTGGAAAGCCACATCTTGGGATGGAAAAGCAGCTAGTTCTTGTAGCTAATGCACATATGCATTGGGACCCAGATTATTCCGATGTGAAGCTGGTTCAGACTATGATGTTCCTGTCCGAGGTAAAGAACATTATTGATAAAGCTTCTCGTAGTCTCAAACCTGGTGTTTCGGGAGAACTTGGAACCATTCCACTTGTACTGTGTGCAGATCTCAATTCTCTACCAGACTCTG GTGTTGTTGAGTACTTGAGCACTGGTGGAGTGGAAACAAACCACAAAGATTTTAAGGAACTGAGATACAATGAAAGTCTTACTAACTTCAGCTGTAATGGGAAAAATGGAACAACAAATGGAAGAATTACACATGGTTTCAAGTTGAAGAGTGCCTATGAGAATGGTCTAATGCCTTATACAAATTATACATTTGACTTCAAG GGTATTATTGACTACATCTTCTATTCTAAACCTCAGCTAAACATACTTGGCATTCTTGGACCTTTGGATCATCATTGGTTAATAGAGAACAATATAAGTGGTTGTCCACATCCACTTATCCCTTCTGACCACTTCTCACTTTTTGCACAACTGGAGCTTTTGCTGCCTTTCCTGCCTCCTGTAAATGGAATCCATCTCCCTGGCAGGAGGTAG
- the CNOT6 gene encoding CCR4-NOT transcription complex subunit 6 isoform X1, whose product MPKEKYDPPDPRRMYTIMSSEEAANGKKSHWAELEISGKVRSLSSSLWTLTHLTALHLSDNSLSRIPSDIAKLHNLVYLDLSSNKIRSLPAELGNMVSLRELHLNNNLLRVLPFELGKLFQLQTLGLKGNPLTQDILNLYQEPDGTRRLLNYLLDNLAGTAKRISTEQPPPRSWIMLQEPDRTRPTALFSVMCYNVLCDKYATRQLYGYCPSWALNWEYRKKAIMQEILSCNADIISLQEVETEQYYSFFLVELKERGYNGFFSPKSRARTMSEQERKHVDGCAIFFKTEKFTLVQKHTVEFNQLAMANSEGSEAMLNRVMTKDNIGVAVLLELRKELIEMSSGKPHLGMEKQLVLVANAHMHWDPDYSDVKLVQTMMFLSEVKNIIDKASRSLKPGVSGELGTIPLVLCADLNSLPDSGVVEYLSTGGVETNHKDFKELRYNESLTNFSCNGKNGTTNGRITHGFKLKSAYENGLMPYTNYTFDFKGIIDYIFYSKPQLNILGILGPLDHHWLIENNISGCPHPLIPSDHFSLFAQLELLLPFLPPVNGIHLPGRR is encoded by the exons ATGCCCAAGGAAAAGTACGATCCACCTGATCCACGGAGGATGTACACAATTATGTCCTCAGAGGAAGCAGCCAACGGAAAGAAATCACACTGGGCAGAGTTGGAAATAAGTG GGAAAGTGAGAAGCTTGAGTTCGTCATTGTGGACGCTGACCCATTTGACAGCTTTGCATCTCAGTGACAATTCCTTATCCCGTATTCCTTCAGACATTGCCAAGCTTCACAATCTGGTATATCTGGACCTGTCCTCTAATAAAATTCGCAGTTTACCAGCAGAGCTCGGAAACATGGTGTCACTCAG GGAACTACATTTAAATAACAACCTGTTACGAGTTTTACCTTTTGAGCTGGGAAAACTGTTCCAGTTACAGACTTTGGGTCTGAAAG GAAATCCACTTACACAGGATATTCTGAACCTTTATCAGGAACCAGATGGGACACGAAGGCTACTGAACTATTTGCTTGATAATTTGGCAGGTACTGCAAAAAGAA TTTCAACAGAACAACCACCTCCAAGATCTTGGATTATGTTGCAAGAACCAGACCGTACAAGACCAACAG CCTTGTTCTCTGTCATGTGTTACAACGTACTCTGTGACAAATACGCTACCCGGCAGCTGTATGGCTACTGTCCATCTTGGGCATTGAACtgggaatacagaaaaaaagccattatgcAGGAAATCCTGAGCTGCAACGCTGACATCATAAGTCTTCAG GAGGTTGAAACGGAACAGTACTACAGTTTTTTCCTGGTAGAACTGAAAGAACGTGGCTACAATGGATTCTTCAGTCCAAAATCTAGAGCTAGGACAATgtcagaacaggaaagaaaacatgttgATGGTTgtgcaatatttttcaaaacagaaaa ATTTACTTTGGTTCAAAAACATACTGTTGAGTTTAATCAACTAGCTATGGCAAACTCAGAAGGTTCAGAAGCGATGCTGAACAGAGTTATGACAAAAGACAACATTGGAGTTGCTGTATTGTTAGAACTGCGAAAGGAATTGATAGAAATGTCAT CTGGAAAGCCACATCTTGGGATGGAAAAGCAGCTAGTTCTTGTAGCTAATGCACATATGCATTGGGACCCAGATTATTCCGATGTGAAGCTGGTTCAGACTATGATGTTCCTGTCCGAGGTAAAGAACATTATTGATAAAGCTTCTCGTAGTCTCAAACCTGGTGTTTCGGGAGAACTTGGAACCATTCCACTTGTACTGTGTGCAGATCTCAATTCTCTACCAGACTCTG GTGTTGTTGAGTACTTGAGCACTGGTGGAGTGGAAACAAACCACAAAGATTTTAAGGAACTGAGATACAATGAAAGTCTTACTAACTTCAGCTGTAATGGGAAAAATGGAACAACAAATGGAAGAATTACACATGGTTTCAAGTTGAAGAGTGCCTATGAGAATGGTCTAATGCCTTATACAAATTATACATTTGACTTCAAG GGTATTATTGACTACATCTTCTATTCTAAACCTCAGCTAAACATACTTGGCATTCTTGGACCTTTGGATCATCATTGGTTAATAGAGAACAATATAAGTGGTTGTCCACATCCACTTATCCCTTCTGACCACTTCTCACTTTTTGCACAACTGGAGCTTTTGCTGCCTTTCCTGCCTCCTGTAAATGGAATCCATCTCCCTGGCAGGAGGTAG